A window of Parambassis ranga chromosome 10, fParRan2.1, whole genome shotgun sequence contains these coding sequences:
- the sncb gene encoding beta-synuclein, producing MDVLMKGLSKAKEGMAVAAEKTKEGVAVAAEKTKEGVMFVGNKAMDSVGTVAEKTTGAMGNIAAATGLVKKDEFPTDMNPEEYGQEAMEGQGEAMLEPEGETYDESQESQDYEPEA from the exons ATGGATGTGTTAATGAAAGGTTTGTCTAAAGCAAAAGAGGGAATGGCTGTGGCCGCAGAGAAGACCAAGGAAGGAGTTGCAGTTGCGGCTGAAAAGACCAAGGAAGGAGTGATGTTTGTAG GTAACAAGGCCATGGACAGCGTGGGGACGG tggcTGAGAAGACCACTGGAGCCATGGGGAACATCGCCGCTGCCACTGGCCTGGTGAAGAAGGACGAGTTCCCAACTGACATGAAC CCTGAGGAGTACGGGCAGGAGGCCATGGAGGGCCAGGGAGAGGCAATGCTGGAGCCAGAAGGAGAGACATATGATGAGAGCCAG gagAGCCAGGACTACGAGCCAGAAGCGTAA